The following proteins are encoded in a genomic region of Pungitius pungitius chromosome 17, fPunPun2.1, whole genome shotgun sequence:
- the LOC119219566 gene encoding tektin-5-like produces the protein MWQRALKEDQSMRPEVRLSLPALTTCKTLLSFRPQMRSNRLLKLGDEVACSLGGDIAPVPSSALFTMRHLGSRHKEVSQWQAQIFESIGQVDLELTAVEQSKDTAERCLQEKQLFGQLIGGCVAIGYGLCSAVQGQSRVLDELKREEQLNNEIKELLQKQICVLLIKSSSLKEIRTRLLADFQDKSEAIKLTTKCINHRLQTSSSELPGGQHKPNYVSYDHWLSHCKALKGKADHLMKDSSIYRQNLRFTLVNEKNAQERQRRSVDDALRQKINELSQLQNALVWERQRLRDEMTDQTRCVQNAVGQIRSCDSKLQQATQRLDILDQRPRQELCLDQAFFTLRLEEHDLANMAAGLLSVLKHAQQELECTQKTMITVQDHIDRNARTMGEAQKCQKLHQSFLPALDPAVVFANKHAVRPGRSSAYSYLQ, from the exons ATGTG GCAACGTGCGCTGAAAGAGGACCAGTCGATGAGGCCGGAGGTCAGACTCTCTCTGCCCGCACTGACCACCTGCAAAACCCTGCTGAGCTTCAGACCGCAGATGCGAAGCAACCGATTGCTGAAGCTCGGCGATGAGGTCGCCTGTTCTCTGGGTGGTGATATCGCGCCG GTCCCCTCCTCTGCTCTGTTCACCATGAGGCACCTCGGCTCTCGTCATAAAGAGGTCAGCCAGTGGCAAGCCCAGATATTTGAGAGCATCGGGCAAGTGGATCTTGAACTTACTGCTGTGGAGCAG AGCAAAGACACCGCTGAGCGCTGCCTCCAGGAGAAGCAGCTGTTCGGTCAGCTCATCGGCGGCTGCGTGGCCATCGGCTACGGCCTGTGCTCGGCGGTCCAGGGACAGAGCCGCGTCCTCGACGAGCTCAAGAgggaggagcagctgaacaaTGAGATCAAAGAACTGCTCCAGAAGCAGATTTGCGTCCTGCTCATCAAGTCCAG ctccctgaaGGAGATTCGCACTCGGCTGCTGGCCGATTTTCAGGACAAGAGTGAAGCCATCAAGCTCACCACCAAATGCATCAACCATCGCCTCCAAACCTCCAGCTCCGAGCTCCCCGGCGGTCAGCACAAGCCCAACTACGTGAGCTATGACCACTGGCTGTCGCACTGCAAGGCCCTGAAGGGAAAGGCCGATCACCTGATGAAGGACTCGTCTATCTACAGACAAAACCTGCGTTTCACCCTGGTCAAC GAAAAAAATGCCCAGGAACGCCAACGCCGCAGCGTAGATGATGCCCTGAGACAAAAGATCAACGAGCTGAGCCAGCTCCAGAATGCACTGGTCTGGGAGAGGCAGCGG TTGAGGGATGAAATGACTGATCAGACAAGATGCGTGCAAAACGCGGTGGGTCAGATCAGGAGCTGTGATTCCAAACTGCAGCAGGCAACCCAGCGCCTGGACATCCTCGACCAGAGACCCAGACAGGAGCTCTGCCTGGACCAG GCCTTCTTCACCCTCAGACTGGAGGAACATGACCTGGCTAACATGGCGGCCGGACTTCTCTCCGTACTGAAGCACGCTCA GCAGGAACTTGAGTGCACACAAAAGACCATGATCACTGTGCAGGACCACATTGACCGAAATGCTCGTACCATGGGGGAGGCGCAGAAGTGTCAGAAACTGCATCAAAGTTTCCTCCCTGCTCTCGACCCCGCTGTCGTCTTTGCCAATAAGCACGCAGTGCGCCCCGGCCGGTCCAGCGCTTACTCTTATCTGCAGTAA
- the stmnd1 gene encoding stathmin domain-containing protein 1 has translation MGCNSSSNTAVRPLRPEEKGDEDEAGSKVDGRGDSAVSKVTTDSGVVMDNRDIAVLPGAVLRNLTPLSSEDVGEGDADGITEEGITQQESTLQERPKTREILEELLNQGIIPLGHARAHEAYSIVLDDGQGVRRKPPVRLESLKARKAQSVTNIDDIEEKIRLAGERRTLEQDKLKMRLRMRSAHVRSHAPTSSTEEDEETDLTPVEPLQLPPTPNPLVPHSQITREEAEGGEWVREAVGDGREDINTAVQKGGRRGKGGEGGETAGQGVSEDGDRKGEDEVSQVEELTQDSLFRGSEIESFSM, from the exons ATGGGATGCAACAGCTCGTCAAACACCGCGGTCCGACCGCTGAGACCGGAAGAGAAAGGAGACGAG GATGAAGCAGGAAGTAAAGTGGATGGTCGTGGAGACTCCGCCGTGTCAAAGGTCACCACAGACAGCGGGGTGGTGATGGACAACAGGGACATCGCTGTGCTACCTGGGGCGGTGCTCAGAAACCTCACTCCTCTTTCCTCCGAGGATGTCGGAGAAGGCGACGCGGACGGAATTACAGAAGAAG GAATAACACAGCAGGAGAGCACACTGCAGGAGAGGCCAAAGACACGAGAGATCCTGGAGGAGTTGCTGAACCAAGGCATCATACCACTGGGACATGCCAGGGCCCATGAGGCCTATAGCATCGTG CTTGACGACGGGCAGGGGGTCAGGCGAAAGCCGCCCGTCAGACTGGAGTCCCTGAAGGCCAGGAAGGCTCAAAGTGTCACCAACATAGACGACATTGAGGAGAAGATACGACTGGCTGGGGAAAGACGCACG TTAGAGCAAGACAAGCTCAAGATGCGTTTGAGGATGAGGTCGGCCCATGTCCGGAGCCACGCTCCCACCTCCAGcacagaggaggacgaggaaacAGACCTCACTCCTGTGGAGCCACTACAGTTACCTCCCACCCCGAACCCACTTGTTCCCCACAGCCAGATAACACGGGAGGAGGCCGAAGGTGGGGAGTGGGTGAGAGAGGCTGTAGGAGACGGCAGAGAGGACATCAATACAGCTGTacaaaaaggagggaggagagggaagggaggTGAAGGGGGTGAGACGGCAGGGCAGGGGGTCAGTGAGGATGGTGACAGGAAAGGGGAGGATGAGGTCTCCCAGGTGGAGGAGCTCACACAGGACAGTCTCTTCAGAGGATCGGAGATTGAGTCTTTCAGCATGTAG
- the rbm24a gene encoding RNA-binding protein 24 has protein sequence MHSTQKDTTYTKIFVGGLPYHTTDSSLRKYFEVFGEIEEAVVITDRQTGKSRGYGFVTMADRSAADRACKDPNPIIDGRKANVNLAYLGAKPRVMQPGFTFGVPQIHPAFIQRPYGIPAHYVYPQAFVQPSMVIPHVQPTAAAPATASSPYIDYTGAAYAQYSAAAASAAAAAAYEHYPYAASPAAAGYMAAGYGYAVQQPLAAAAPGSAAAAAFGQYQPQQLQADRMQ, from the exons ATGCACAGCACGCAAAAGGACACGACCTACACGAAGATTTTTGTCGGGGGTCTACCCTACCACACCACGGATTCAAGTCTCAGGAAATATTTTGAGGTGTTTGGTGAGATTGAAGAAGCGGTGGTCATTACCGACAGGCAGACCGGCAAGTCTCGCGGTTATGGATTC GTGACGATGGCGGACCGCTCGGCCGCAGACCGGGCCTGCAAGGACCCCAACCCAATCATAGACGGCAGGAAGGCCAACGTCAACCTGGCCTACCTGGGGGCCAAGCCTCGGGTGATGCAGCCAG GCTTTACCTTTGGTGTTCCCCAAATTCACCCTGCGTTCATCCAAAGGCCTTACGG CATACCGGCCCACTATGTGTACCCTCAGGCCTTCGTTCAGCCTAGTATGGTCATCCCTCATGTGCAACCTACGGCTGCTGCACCCGCCACTGCCTCCTCCCCGTACATCGACTACACTGGAGCTGCCTATGCGCAgtactctgctgctgcagccagcgccgccgccgccgccgcataCGAGCATTATCCCTACGCTgcctcccccgccgccgcagGCTACATGGCTGCCGGGTACGGCTACGCAGTCCAGCAGCCTTTAGCCGCAGCTGCCCCGGGCTCAGCCGCCGCTGCAGCCTTCGGTCAGTACCAGCCTCAGCAGCTGCAAGCCGACCGCATGCAATAG